A single Pedobacter sp. PACM 27299 DNA region contains:
- a CDS encoding RNA polymerase sigma factor, whose product MMEKAFIEMINKHAGIVYKVCSMYGLEKEDQKDLFQEIVLQLWKSFPSFRQEAQASTWMYRIALNTAISNFRKERKIPAGNSISAAEFEIPDGCLFSDQEDQLGLLKQAVGQLTKIEKAVILLYFEEKNYQEIADITGITKTNVGVKISRIKQKLEKIIKA is encoded by the coding sequence ATGATGGAAAAAGCTTTTATCGAAATGATAAACAAACATGCTGGGATTGTCTATAAGGTCTGCAGTATGTATGGCCTGGAAAAGGAGGATCAGAAAGATCTTTTCCAGGAAATCGTTTTACAGCTATGGAAATCTTTTCCATCTTTTAGACAAGAGGCACAGGCGAGCACATGGATGTACCGCATTGCCCTGAATACGGCCATTAGCAATTTCCGGAAGGAACGTAAAATTCCTGCAGGCAACAGCATTTCCGCTGCCGAATTTGAAATTCCTGATGGTTGTCTTTTTTCTGATCAAGAGGATCAGCTGGGGCTGTTGAAACAAGCTGTCGGGCAATTAACCAAAATTGAAAAAGCGGTCATCCTGCTGTATTTCGAAGAAAAGAACTACCAGGAAATTGCAGACATCACCGGAATAACAAAGACAAATGTTGGAGTGAAAATTAGTAGAATCAAGCAGAAGCTGGAAAAGATAATTAAAGCA